The Lacipirellula parvula genome window below encodes:
- a CDS encoding ABC transporter permease yields the protein MSDALQPALPANRSYAATLANGLSALYALTVRQHLHGKRWLVISLLFSLPAALAILVRCTSSRVPPEGLEFMLAMMLMPQLLLPLVALLYASGIVDDEQEDQTITYLLLRPLPRGAIYFVKLLATVTTTVVLTLVFTAVTFAAIYIGSETPASEWLDRLVKTAGLHALAMTAYCCLFGLVSLLTKRALVVGVIYIAVIEGLLANLPFGIRLITVIYYTRLIAYRMLSYKVSTPRGEEDMAAEAWQLDVRNDPDLLLQPTTQTCVLVLLLGSVVCAVLASWICSHREFHVKTPEKV from the coding sequence ATGAGCGACGCGCTTCAACCTGCTCTGCCTGCGAATCGCTCTTACGCGGCCACGCTGGCGAACGGCCTGAGCGCGCTCTATGCGCTCACGGTGCGGCAACATTTGCATGGCAAGCGGTGGCTGGTGATCAGCCTGTTGTTTTCGCTTCCAGCGGCGCTGGCGATTTTGGTGCGCTGCACTTCGTCGCGCGTTCCACCCGAGGGGTTGGAATTTATGCTGGCGATGATGCTGATGCCGCAGTTGCTACTGCCGTTGGTGGCGCTGCTGTACGCCTCAGGCATCGTCGACGACGAGCAGGAAGATCAGACGATCACCTACCTGCTGCTGCGGCCGCTGCCGCGCGGGGCGATTTACTTCGTCAAGCTGTTGGCGACTGTGACGACGACCGTCGTGCTGACGCTCGTGTTTACGGCCGTGACGTTCGCAGCGATTTACATCGGTTCGGAAACGCCGGCGAGCGAGTGGCTCGATCGCTTGGTGAAAACGGCCGGTCTGCACGCCCTCGCGATGACGGCATACTGCTGTCTGTTCGGCCTCGTGAGCCTCCTCACCAAACGGGCGTTGGTGGTCGGCGTCATTTACATCGCCGTCATCGAGGGGCTGCTTGCAAATCTTCCGTTTGGGATTCGCCTAATCACGGTGATCTACTACACGCGCCTCATCGCCTACCGCATGTTGAGTTACAAGGTTTCGACCCCGCGCGGCGAGGAGGATATGGCGGCGGAAGCGTGGCAACTCGATGTTCGGAATGATCCCGACCTCTTGCTGCAACCGACGACGCAGACGTGCGTCCTGGTGCTGTTGCTGGGTAGCGTGGTTTGCGCAGTGCTGGCGAGTTGGATCTGCTCGCACAGAGAGTTCCATGTAAAGACGCCGGAAAAGGTGTAG
- a CDS encoding ABC transporter ATP-binding protein, translating into MTPVVAFNELSKWYGNVIGVNKLTLTIPAGVTGLLGPNGAGKSTLLQIATGQLRPSQGTVRVLGEEVWGNARLNRFIGLCPEQDRFYEWMTGWDFVHTCARLSGLSRAEAREAAARTIDSVGMTRHQGRAIRGYSKGMRQRIKMAQALVHEPQLLFLDEPFTGTDPVARRDLMDIVLRLSDAGKSVILSSHVLHEVQSLTSRVVLLNHGRLVAEGHVREIRDLIDKHPHHIVLVCEQYRQLAARMMEWPDVEGIRVLSQQNGLMVETRAPDAFYGRLPELSMADGLAIQSVYSDDDNLEAVFKYLVNK; encoded by the coding sequence ATGACGCCGGTCGTCGCGTTTAACGAACTGTCGAAGTGGTATGGAAACGTGATCGGCGTCAACAAGTTGACGCTCACGATTCCAGCCGGCGTGACGGGATTGCTCGGCCCGAACGGCGCCGGCAAGAGCACGCTGCTGCAAATCGCGACGGGGCAACTCCGGCCGAGCCAAGGGACAGTTCGTGTCCTCGGCGAAGAGGTGTGGGGCAACGCCCGGCTGAACCGCTTCATCGGCCTCTGCCCCGAGCAAGACCGCTTCTACGAATGGATGACCGGCTGGGATTTCGTCCACACCTGCGCGCGGCTGAGCGGGCTGAGTCGAGCGGAAGCCCGCGAGGCGGCGGCGCGGACGATCGACTCCGTGGGGATGACTCGGCACCAAGGCCGAGCCATTCGCGGCTACTCGAAGGGGATGCGGCAGCGGATCAAAATGGCGCAGGCGCTCGTCCACGAGCCGCAGCTGCTATTTCTCGACGAGCCGTTCACCGGCACCGACCCGGTGGCTCGTCGCGACTTGATGGACATCGTGCTGCGGCTGAGCGACGCGGGCAAGAGCGTCATCCTCTCCAGCCACGTATTGCACGAGGTGCAATCGCTGACGTCGCGAGTCGTCTTGCTAAACCATGGGCGGCTCGTCGCCGAGGGGCATGTCCGCGAGATTCGCGACCTGATCGACAAGCATCCCCATCACATCGTGCTGGTGTGCGAGCAGTATCGGCAGCTGGCGGCGCGGATGATGGAGTGGCCAGACGTCGAGGGAATTCGAGTCCTCTCGCAGCAGAACGGCTTAATGGTCGAAACGCGAGCGCCCGACGCCTTTTACGGTCGGTTGCCAGAGCTGTCGATGGCCGACGGCCTGGCGATTCAATCGGTTTACTCGGACGACGACAACCTCGAAGCCGTCTTCAAATACTTGGTGAATAAATGA
- a CDS encoding ABC transporter permease subunit has protein sequence MPVFDQGYQHWSGTLSGHAWRWLAITRHGVRIAIANRWLKLALFVAWLPAIVLATAVCIWGLVEQQSELIQTILPMLGFLDRQMLLDPRAYRMEVWTLSYSYFMLTELRLAMVLILLVGPNLISQDLRYNALPLYLSRPLRRIDYFLGKWGVIVFFLGAVTIVPAVAAYVLGILFSLDAGIVKQTFPLLLASVGYGLIIAASAGTLILALSSLSRSSRYVAMFWLAAWIGTGVVSAVLQGIEHEGRRHAIRRHRHEDPTSFVEQELEAARTDWRPLVSYTLNLARVGEEMLGKSAAWEKVTSLRPGPERDIARLRTIDVQYPWTWSAGVLLAVFGVSAWTLNRSIKSLDRLK, from the coding sequence ATGCCGGTTTTCGATCAAGGGTACCAGCACTGGTCGGGGACGCTCTCCGGGCATGCTTGGCGGTGGCTCGCGATCACGCGCCATGGCGTTCGCATTGCGATTGCCAATCGTTGGCTGAAGCTCGCGCTGTTCGTGGCGTGGCTGCCGGCGATCGTCCTCGCGACCGCCGTGTGCATCTGGGGACTCGTCGAGCAGCAGTCGGAGTTGATCCAGACGATTCTCCCTATGCTCGGTTTCCTCGATCGGCAGATGCTGCTCGATCCGCGGGCCTATCGGATGGAGGTCTGGACGCTCTCCTACAGCTACTTCATGCTCACCGAGTTGCGGCTGGCGATGGTGCTCATTTTGCTCGTGGGGCCGAATCTTATCAGCCAAGATTTACGCTACAACGCATTGCCGCTCTACCTGTCGCGGCCGCTGCGCCGGATCGATTACTTTCTCGGCAAGTGGGGCGTCATTGTCTTTTTTCTTGGCGCGGTGACGATCGTGCCTGCGGTTGCGGCGTACGTGCTCGGGATTCTCTTCAGTCTCGATGCGGGGATTGTGAAGCAGACGTTTCCGTTGTTGCTGGCGAGCGTCGGCTATGGGTTAATCATCGCCGCGTCCGCCGGGACGTTGATCTTGGCCCTCTCGTCCCTCTCGCGCAGTTCGCGCTACGTGGCGATGTTTTGGCTGGCGGCGTGGATCGGTACGGGCGTCGTGTCCGCCGTGTTGCAAGGAATCGAGCACGAAGGCCGCCGTCACGCCATTCGCCGGCACCGCCACGAGGATCCGACCAGCTTTGTCGAGCAAGAACTGGAAGCCGCTCGCACCGACTGGCGCCCGCTCGTTTCGTATACCTTGAATCTCGCTCGCGTCGGCGAGGAGATGTTGGGGAAGTCCGCCGCGTGGGAGAAAGTGACCAGTCTGCGGCCCGGCCCCGAACGCGACATCGCGCGGCTGCGGACGATCGACGTGCAGTATCCCTGGACCTGGTCCGCCGGCGTGTTGCTGGCGGTCTTCGGCGTCTCGGCTTGGACTCTCAACCGTTCCATCAAATCGCTGGATCGCCTGAAATGA
- a CDS encoding ABC transporter ATP-binding protein, with amino-acid sequence MLFEFANVTKTYGRVTALNHLTLAVPAGAIGLLGPNGSGKTTMIRTLLGLIPVDEGTGQVLGKDFRRQQLDIRREVGFAPEDECLFPHTEGVEFVAYAGELVGMSRTDALQRAHETLDYVGLGEARYRKVESYSTGMKQRLKLAAAIVHDPKLLILDEPTNGMDPAGRQEIIDLAHDLAHQKGMSLLFSSHLLPDVEAVCDYIIVLAGGKLLAQGEIAKLKQVHSQSFEVRVKGELAPFAQRLQNAACTVEEQGDVLKVVLPAHESSQLIWRTAAEAGEQIRHLRPQRSTLEEVFLTALEQA; translated from the coding sequence GTGCTGTTCGAGTTCGCCAACGTCACGAAAACCTACGGCCGGGTGACGGCGCTCAATCATCTGACGTTGGCGGTCCCTGCCGGCGCCATCGGGTTGCTCGGGCCGAATGGTTCGGGCAAGACGACGATGATCCGCACACTGCTGGGGCTGATCCCAGTCGACGAGGGGACGGGCCAAGTCCTCGGCAAAGACTTTCGCCGGCAGCAGCTCGACATTCGCCGCGAGGTCGGCTTCGCTCCCGAAGACGAATGTCTATTCCCGCATACCGAGGGCGTGGAGTTCGTCGCCTACGCCGGCGAACTTGTCGGCATGAGCCGCACCGACGCGTTGCAGCGGGCCCATGAAACGCTCGACTACGTCGGCTTGGGCGAGGCCCGCTATCGCAAGGTTGAATCGTACTCGACCGGCATGAAGCAGCGGCTCAAACTCGCCGCGGCTATCGTGCACGATCCGAAGTTGCTCATTCTTGACGAACCGACCAACGGCATGGATCCCGCCGGGCGGCAGGAGATCATCGACTTAGCTCACGACCTGGCGCATCAAAAAGGGATGAGTCTCCTCTTCTCCAGTCATCTGCTGCCCGACGTCGAAGCGGTGTGCGACTACATCATCGTCCTCGCCGGCGGCAAGTTGCTTGCTCAGGGTGAGATTGCCAAGTTGAAGCAAGTCCACAGCCAGTCGTTCGAGGTTCGCGTCAAAGGCGAGCTTGCGCCATTCGCACAGCGTTTGCAGAATGCCGCCTGCACCGTGGAAGAGCAGGGCGATGTGCTGAAAGTCGTGCTGCCGGCGCACGAGTCGTCGCAACTGATCTGGCGCACGGCGGCCGAGGCGGGCGAGCAAATTCGGCATTTGCGTCCGCAGCGGAGCACGCTCGAAGAGGTCTTTCTCACCGCGCTGGAGCAAGCCTGA
- a CDS encoding DUF72 domain-containing protein has protein sequence MKFGQVDNPEAIDFTIPPDHPDTAQALKAPAPSLDGLEIRIGCAKWNKADLKNFYPRGTKDELAYYSTQFNSIELNATFYRLFPAATFENWRAVTPDDFRFFPKLEQTISHFRRLRDVAEVVERNVANMSHLGEKLAMPFLQMRDDFAPKDFDRVAAFAENWTYDAPLAMEFRHTKWYNDPEVSSKLYDLLEAHGITNVLVDTAGRRDLMHMRLTTPTAFVRWVGANDAESDRARLDDWVERIVKWKRAGLQRLYFFVHQNEEQESPALSAHFIERLNKKLRTAVPIPQTLKPKELF, from the coding sequence ATGAAGTTCGGACAAGTCGACAATCCAGAGGCGATCGACTTCACGATTCCGCCAGACCATCCCGACACGGCCCAGGCGTTGAAGGCGCCGGCTCCGTCGTTGGATGGCCTGGAAATCCGCATCGGCTGCGCCAAGTGGAACAAGGCGGACCTCAAGAATTTCTACCCTCGGGGCACGAAAGACGAACTCGCGTACTATTCGACGCAGTTTAATTCCATCGAGCTGAACGCGACGTTCTACCGACTGTTCCCGGCCGCGACGTTCGAGAACTGGCGAGCGGTAACGCCGGACGACTTCCGGTTCTTCCCGAAGCTTGAGCAAACGATCTCGCACTTTCGCCGACTCAGGGACGTTGCCGAGGTCGTCGAGCGCAACGTCGCCAATATGTCGCACCTCGGCGAAAAGTTGGCGATGCCGTTCTTGCAGATGCGCGACGATTTCGCACCGAAGGATTTTGATCGCGTTGCAGCGTTCGCCGAAAACTGGACGTACGATGCGCCGCTCGCGATGGAGTTCCGCCACACCAAGTGGTACAACGATCCAGAAGTTTCCAGCAAACTTTACGACTTGCTCGAAGCGCACGGCATTACGAACGTGCTCGTCGACACCGCCGGCCGGCGCGACCTCATGCACATGCGATTGACGACGCCGACCGCGTTCGTTCGCTGGGTTGGCGCGAACGACGCCGAATCGGATCGCGCGCGGCTCGACGACTGGGTCGAGCGGATCGTGAAGTGGAAACGCGCCGGGTTGCAGCGACTCTATTTCTTCGTGCATCAAAACGAGGAGCAAGAATCGCCCGCGTTGTCCGCGCACTTCATTGAACGGCTGAACAAAAAGCTCCGCACTGCCGTGCCGATCCCGCAGACGCTCAAGCCCAAAGAGTTGTTCTGA
- a CDS encoding sigma-70 family RNA polymerase sigma factor, with amino-acid sequence MADAATNPPRGNRDEQYVELLTRHKSQLFRFVFAMVHSLPDAEDVFQQAAITMWDKFSEFELGTDFYAWACSIARFKALDHLKAKGRRRLLFSDELLELVPQHDHWQPETQQARLRALASCRHKLSPKDQQLLLMCYNGRESIRKSAESVGRPVGSVYDSLSRIRRALYACIERTLASEGQS; translated from the coding sequence TTGGCAGATGCCGCAACCAACCCGCCGCGCGGAAATCGCGACGAGCAATACGTTGAATTGCTAACCCGGCACAAAAGCCAGCTATTCCGTTTTGTATTCGCGATGGTGCACAGCCTCCCTGATGCCGAGGACGTGTTTCAGCAAGCGGCCATCACCATGTGGGACAAGTTCAGCGAGTTCGAATTGGGTACGGATTTCTACGCCTGGGCCTGTTCGATCGCTCGCTTCAAGGCGCTGGACCATCTCAAAGCGAAGGGGCGACGGCGGCTCTTGTTTTCAGACGAACTGCTTGAGCTAGTGCCGCAACACGATCACTGGCAGCCCGAGACGCAACAGGCGAGGCTCCGCGCATTGGCCAGCTGCCGCCACAAACTTTCTCCAAAAGACCAACAGCTCCTATTAATGTGTTACAACGGCCGCGAAAGCATTCGCAAATCGGCTGAGAGCGTCGGGCGCCCCGTCGGGAGCGTTTACGACAGCTTGTCGCGGATTCGCCGGGCCTTGTATGCATGCATCGAGCGCACGCTGGCGAGTGAAGGACAATCATGA
- a CDS encoding FecR family protein, whose product MSYRREVTREAQRWFDGLLNGTLSDADAALLDKWLLEHPAAIEYFLDYCQLHIDLAIDLRADQALDSFRKNQDAVASAAGQSAIAIAPVGGAGGASLFGMSRWVAYGMALCAAMLVTVGSLAWWSNERTKENRAPLDFSQLATTETPSISSVQLGSGTTTLELPDIGSVVVEGPADFQLLGPMRARLNKGRIKVHVKKPSGYGFVVETPDGEVTDLGTQFGLDVGSPTGTGLVVFQGSVDLRLGQSPEMIEGSRVERLFGGDGVRFSKVGELNRIMSVATGTDGTFRLLTGAKDESSAIITNVTDNIRNDGMKKFYEIVPGGLGEDALAYVDRQEHEWNGLTSAGMPAYLLGADYVKPFNNDKFRSDIEIEVTLSKPARLFIIFDDQRVAPPEWLRRDYQRFGDRIGLDMGKSFTEKGEVITALDRAVGPGQSIDQAFSIWERKVPKAGRIKLGSIGSDKVLSAMYGIAAVPLKQEKTGREQ is encoded by the coding sequence ATGAGCTACAGGCGTGAAGTTACCCGCGAAGCCCAGCGTTGGTTCGACGGCTTGCTAAACGGCACGCTGTCCGACGCGGACGCCGCGCTGCTCGACAAGTGGCTGCTGGAACATCCGGCGGCAATCGAATATTTCCTCGACTACTGCCAACTCCACATCGATCTCGCGATCGACCTGCGGGCCGATCAGGCGCTCGATTCATTCCGCAAGAACCAAGATGCGGTGGCGTCTGCCGCCGGGCAATCGGCGATTGCCATTGCTCCGGTTGGCGGGGCGGGCGGCGCTTCGCTCTTCGGCATGTCGCGTTGGGTCGCTTACGGCATGGCTCTTTGCGCCGCCATGCTCGTCACCGTCGGCAGTCTGGCATGGTGGAGCAATGAGCGCACGAAAGAAAATCGAGCGCCGCTCGACTTCTCGCAACTAGCGACGACGGAAACGCCCTCGATTTCGTCCGTTCAACTCGGCTCGGGAACGACCACGCTTGAGTTGCCGGACATTGGTTCAGTCGTCGTGGAAGGGCCGGCGGACTTTCAGCTGCTCGGCCCGATGCGCGCCCGGTTGAACAAGGGTCGCATCAAGGTTCACGTCAAAAAACCGTCGGGCTACGGCTTTGTCGTCGAAACGCCTGACGGTGAAGTCACCGACCTCGGCACGCAATTCGGTCTCGACGTCGGCAGCCCGACGGGGACGGGTCTGGTCGTCTTCCAGGGTTCAGTCGACCTCCGCCTGGGGCAGTCGCCCGAGATGATTGAAGGATCGCGCGTCGAGCGTCTGTTCGGAGGCGACGGCGTCAGATTCAGCAAGGTGGGCGAACTGAATCGAATCATGTCGGTCGCCACCGGGACTGACGGCACGTTTCGGTTGCTCACAGGCGCGAAGGACGAGTCGTCGGCGATCATCACGAACGTCACCGACAATATCCGCAACGACGGTATGAAGAAGTTCTACGAGATCGTACCCGGGGGCCTGGGCGAAGACGCCCTCGCCTACGTCGATCGTCAGGAACATGAATGGAACGGCCTCACCAGCGCCGGCATGCCCGCGTACCTGCTGGGCGCCGACTATGTGAAGCCGTTCAACAACGACAAGTTCCGTTCAGATATTGAAATTGAAGTGACGCTCAGCAAACCGGCTCGGTTGTTTATCATCTTCGACGATCAACGGGTCGCGCCGCCCGAATGGCTGCGACGCGACTACCAACGATTCGGCGATCGAATCGGGTTGGACATGGGCAAATCGTTCACCGAAAAGGGCGAGGTCATCACCGCACTGGATCGCGCGGTGGGGCCAGGGCAATCTATCGATCAGGCGTTTTCGATCTGGGAACGCAAAGTCCCCAAAGCGGGCCGGATCAAGCTCGGATCCATCGGCTCCGACAAAGTGCTGTCAGCGATGTACGGCATCGCCGCAGTACCGCTCAAGCAAGAGAAAACAGGCCGGGAACAGTGA
- a CDS encoding PEP-CTERM sorting domain-containing protein, which translates to MIHASLPKIGRKLLLLAAAPMACGAEASHAANAYYGANVGAQNFMTANWVDNANAPVAVPGSGDLPYINSVNGVTDYPYIDSAVAVQRFLIGELTASQGGLELRSGANLTTSATGAHYVGARGTGQLRILPGSTLNINGSLQVGWGDATGRGTGTVTQTGGAYNGTSASTGVTLGVSAVSGSFITPSNGTYNLSGGTMDFGGPLVVGLAGVGSFNMSGGSVTTSNYIQVGRTGTGTFVQTAGAVTAIRAAGDAMVVGALAGANGSYSISGGSLSITSLDGTGGVVNGAATGDATALFKVIGSAPTINFNNSFVQNANATLAFDIGAGISPIAVTTNATLNGALGIKFTTTPSVGQQFTLMNYGGTLTGTFASFDDIVDSPAGVNSVKLTLDYGAGAGSAIKVTVASLVAPAIPGDFNADGSVNGLDLAAWKTNVPIAAGATVAQGDADADADVDGADFLIWQRNFTGAGIAAVPEPASLLLASIVGLAFISRRR; encoded by the coding sequence ATGATTCACGCTTCTCTGCCTAAGATCGGCCGCAAACTTCTCTTGCTCGCCGCCGCGCCGATGGCGTGCGGAGCCGAAGCTTCCCACGCTGCAAACGCCTACTACGGCGCCAACGTAGGAGCGCAAAACTTCATGACGGCCAATTGGGTCGACAACGCCAACGCGCCCGTCGCCGTTCCGGGGTCAGGCGATCTGCCGTACATCAACTCGGTGAATGGCGTGACCGACTATCCCTACATCGACAGCGCGGTCGCGGTTCAACGCTTTCTCATCGGCGAGCTCACCGCCAGCCAGGGCGGATTGGAGCTCCGTAGCGGCGCGAACCTCACGACCTCGGCGACGGGCGCCCACTACGTTGGCGCCCGCGGGACAGGACAGTTGCGAATATTGCCGGGCAGCACGCTCAACATCAACGGCAGCTTGCAGGTCGGTTGGGGCGACGCGACGGGTCGCGGCACAGGAACGGTGACTCAAACAGGCGGAGCCTACAACGGCACCAGCGCGAGCACCGGCGTAACGTTGGGCGTCTCGGCTGTCAGCGGATCGTTCATAACGCCGTCGAACGGCACTTACAACCTTAGCGGCGGCACGATGGACTTCGGCGGGCCGCTGGTAGTCGGGCTCGCCGGCGTCGGCTCCTTCAACATGAGCGGCGGCTCCGTCACCACGAGCAACTACATTCAGGTCGGACGGACCGGAACCGGAACGTTCGTGCAAACCGCGGGAGCCGTCACCGCCATTCGGGCCGCAGGCGATGCGATGGTGGTCGGCGCCCTCGCCGGCGCCAATGGGTCGTACTCGATTAGCGGCGGCTCGCTCAGCATTACGTCGCTGGACGGCACGGGCGGCGTCGTCAATGGCGCCGCAACCGGCGACGCGACAGCCCTGTTCAAGGTGATTGGCAGCGCGCCAACGATCAACTTCAACAATAGCTTCGTGCAAAACGCGAACGCCACGCTGGCGTTCGACATTGGGGCGGGGATTAGCCCAATCGCCGTGACGACCAACGCCACGCTCAACGGGGCCCTGGGCATCAAGTTCACGACGACGCCTTCCGTCGGCCAGCAGTTCACGCTGATGAACTACGGCGGCACGCTGACCGGGACGTTCGCCTCGTTCGACGATATCGTCGATAGCCCGGCCGGCGTCAACAGCGTGAAGCTGACGCTCGACTACGGCGCCGGCGCGGGGAGCGCTATCAAGGTGACGGTGGCTAGCCTGGTCGCCCCGGCGATTCCGGGCGACTTCAACGCCGATGGCAGCGTCAACGGCCTCGACCTCGCCGCTTGGAAGACAAACGTCCCGATCGCGGCGGGCGCCACCGTCGCCCAGGGCGACGCCGACGCCGACGCCGACGTCGACGGCGCCGACTTTTTGATTTGGCAACGCAACTTTACGGGCGCTGGCATCGCCGCCGTCCCGGAGCCTGCCTCGCTGCTCCTTGCCTCCATCGTCGGATTGGCTTTCATCAGCCGTCGTCGGTAG
- a CDS encoding DUF1559 domain-containing protein: MIAIIGVLVALLLPAVQAAREAARRSQCSNNLKQMALGVHNYISAKRTLPPGAVVTGACCSAYSYSNWAIEILPMIEQQALYAAYDQSMYNDKATSIENLKVTQTIVPAYSCATDDGANQLEKPVAGPGSSLQYRTSSYRGVTGRSDNTQATVWWGAQLAAQSGSLFPLPDTYRGPLHTVGNIPYQAVKPQQITDGLSNTLLIGEKASATTGATAGQQTFWGYSYAGYNKSTMLPQSRMLLTDFERCVQVGGDGGDTPCKGGWGSFHAGGLQFALCDGSVRLISDNIDMNILCEASTIAGAESTNIP; encoded by the coding sequence GTGATTGCGATCATTGGAGTGTTGGTTGCTTTGCTGCTACCCGCCGTGCAGGCGGCGCGCGAAGCGGCGCGACGCTCGCAGTGCAGTAATAACCTCAAGCAAATGGCTCTGGGGGTCCACAACTATATTTCCGCGAAGCGAACGCTTCCTCCCGGAGCGGTCGTGACGGGGGCCTGCTGTTCGGCGTACAGCTACTCGAACTGGGCCATCGAGATTCTCCCGATGATTGAGCAGCAAGCGCTGTACGCCGCCTACGACCAGAGCATGTACAACGACAAGGCCACCAGCATCGAGAATCTCAAAGTCACCCAGACAATCGTCCCAGCGTATTCGTGCGCCACCGATGATGGCGCTAATCAGCTAGAGAAGCCGGTCGCCGGGCCAGGCTCGAGCTTGCAGTACCGCACGAGTTCCTACCGCGGCGTGACTGGCCGCTCCGACAACACGCAAGCCACGGTCTGGTGGGGCGCCCAGTTGGCTGCTCAATCAGGTTCGCTGTTTCCGCTGCCGGACACCTATCGAGGCCCGTTGCATACTGTCGGCAACATTCCTTATCAGGCGGTCAAGCCTCAACAAATCACGGACGGTTTGAGCAACACGTTACTAATTGGCGAGAAAGCCTCGGCCACGACGGGCGCCACCGCGGGGCAGCAGACGTTCTGGGGTTATTCGTACGCCGGGTACAACAAGTCGACCATGCTGCCGCAATCGCGGATGTTGCTTACCGATTTTGAACGCTGCGTTCAGGTTGGCGGCGACGGCGGCGACACGCCGTGCAAAGGGGGCTGGGGGAGCTTCCACGCCGGCGGCTTGCAATTCGCGCTGTGCGACGGATCCGTCCGTCTCATTTCGGACAACATCGACATGAACATCCTCTGCGAAGCCAGTACAATCGCCGGCGCAGAGTCGACGAACATTCCCTAA
- a CDS encoding alpha/beta hydrolase family protein — MSPLGGFRLAVAALVLQWSGTATQAASILSTMTYKSSVTSDAGGKLDLKAELNYESTRSGAPIAVVMHGYSGSTGKAAEVRANAQRLRDAGFFVVSVSLRGRDGSDGVRDSGGVEIYDIYDAVEYVKATYPSRVNAGNVSITGYSGGGGNAMSALTKFPDYFRAGSSYFGMGDYGYDAVNGWYANGSDSSHRSQMVADIGNPAFNNVTIQDRYQSRASNLASANNPYSEIHLFVNQNEPTCPPVNVTTYRDTAVAAATTPGEFNNITVHIGGTGQYVDFNNNGVNEASELQNWPHGYPDANQQNAAESWYLSRLLSGSIPQPVLNLQDELVVAGFVTTKRFSLWLGDGQNSVGDLAYDLTGNEWSFELGIASNVKTIEGTLKVDTSALAGQPLAARLNGVVIEQLVGGGSYQLTNFGDNDVLTLSVTAPGDFNGDGEVNAADLDRWKANFPLSSGATANTGDGDGDGDVDGSDFLIWQEHFTVPSEPPSVAVPEPQGLWQPVAIGAFAAIAMRRRAAGLVLRRATA; from the coding sequence ATGAGCCCGCTGGGTGGTTTTCGATTGGCGGTCGCCGCGTTGGTCTTGCAGTGGAGCGGAACGGCGACGCAGGCAGCGTCCATCTTGTCGACGATGACCTACAAGTCATCGGTAACGAGCGACGCGGGCGGGAAGCTCGACCTGAAGGCGGAGCTGAATTACGAATCGACGCGTTCGGGCGCGCCAATCGCCGTCGTGATGCATGGCTATTCCGGCAGCACCGGCAAAGCGGCCGAGGTTCGTGCGAACGCGCAGCGATTGCGGGACGCCGGGTTCTTCGTCGTTAGCGTCTCGCTCCGGGGCCGCGACGGTTCGGACGGCGTTCGCGATTCAGGCGGCGTGGAGATCTACGACATTTACGACGCCGTCGAGTACGTGAAGGCGACGTACCCCTCGCGCGTGAACGCCGGCAACGTCTCGATCACCGGCTATTCAGGCGGCGGCGGCAACGCGATGTCGGCGCTCACTAAGTTTCCCGACTACTTCCGCGCCGGCTCGTCCTACTTCGGCATGGGCGACTATGGGTATGACGCCGTCAACGGCTGGTACGCTAACGGCTCGGATTCGTCGCACCGCAGCCAGATGGTCGCCGACATCGGCAATCCGGCGTTCAACAACGTCACGATCCAAGATCGCTACCAATCGCGGGCGTCGAATTTGGCTTCCGCCAATAACCCGTACAGCGAGATTCATCTCTTCGTCAATCAGAATGAGCCGACTTGCCCGCCGGTGAATGTCACGACGTACCGCGATACGGCCGTCGCCGCAGCGACCACGCCTGGCGAATTCAACAACATTACGGTGCACATTGGCGGCACGGGACAGTACGTCGACTTCAACAACAACGGCGTGAACGAGGCGTCGGAACTGCAGAACTGGCCGCATGGCTACCCCGACGCCAATCAACAGAATGCAGCCGAATCGTGGTACCTGTCGCGGCTACTGAGCGGCAGTATTCCGCAGCCAGTGCTAAATCTTCAAGACGAGCTGGTGGTGGCCGGCTTCGTCACGACGAAGCGTTTCAGCCTGTGGCTGGGCGACGGCCAGAACTCGGTGGGCGATCTCGCCTACGATCTGACGGGCAACGAATGGTCCTTTGAACTGGGCATCGCGTCCAATGTGAAGACGATTGAAGGCACGCTCAAGGTCGACACCTCGGCCCTCGCCGGACAGCCGCTGGCGGCACGCTTAAATGGCGTCGTCATCGAACAACTCGTGGGCGGGGGTTCGTACCAACTTACCAACTTTGGCGACAACGACGTGCTCACCCTTTCCGTCACGGCGCCGGGCGATTTCAACGGCGACGGCGAAGTTAATGCTGCAGACCTCGACCGTTGGAAGGCAAACTTCCCACTATCCAGCGGAGCTACCGCGAACACCGGCGACGGCGATGGCGACGGCGACGTGGATGGCTCGGATTTTTTGATTTGGCAGGAGCACTTCACCGTCCCGTCCGAGCCGCCAAGCGTCGCGGTCCCGGAGCCGCAGGGCCTTTGGCAGCCCGTTGCGATCGGCGCCTTTGCTGCGATCGCGATGCGGCGTCGTGCTGCAGGACTCGTACTGCGTCGCGCTACGGCCTGA